ATCTTATCTCTTTCAGTCATATTCTGAAGGGCCTGCATGATATCCTGGATTTTAAAGCCGTAGGACCCTGCCTTGATAATCACCGGTCTGACAATCTGTTCCAGGATCTTCTCCCTCTCCAGATCATCAAGTTTTATTTTCAGCCCGCTGATAAAGGTTCCGGTACCCTGCTGGGTAGTGACAATGCCCCGGATCTCCATCTCGTTATAGGCCTTTCCCACGGTATTGGGATTGATTCTTAATTCCACCGCCAGCCCGCGTACTGTGGGAAGCTGCTCGCCTTTCTCAAGCCTGCCGTCGGCGATAGCCAGCTCCACCTGCAGAATAATCTGTTTGTAATAGGGCACACCGCTTTTAGGATCAAGTGTAAAATCGAGCTTATTTATTTCCGCTTCTTTTACAGCCATTACATCATTGCTCCATTGTACTATTGTTATAGTACAATATAAAAATAGGTCTTAGAGATTGATTTGTAAAGGGTTATTTTGCTGTTTTTTAAGAAATTTTGGTATTTTCATGAAAAGAAGATGGATTTTAAGCTATTTATTCCGGAAGAGGAGTTTAGATTTCTTCTAACAGTACAGGTACATCTTTGATTTTGTACTTTGATAAATTGGACCAGATCTTTTTCTCTGGACAAATCAACCATCATTGACTTAATATCTTGTATACATGTTTAGTTAAAATACAGGAAGATATTATATTGAAGCAGAAAAGCAGCTATTTCAGAAAACTAGTGGTTTCATTGATTCTCACAGCCCTTTTACCCATTTTTATTGGTATCATTCTTTTTTACAATTATTCTGCCCATAACCTCTCAGCTAAGATAAGCGCAGGAAATCAGGCTGTTCTGGATCAAACTGCTGATTCATTGACAGTAGCTCTTGAGAGTGTACTGGAAGTATCAAAACTTTTACTTCTTGATACTTCCTTTAAGACTTATTCTCTTCTGGATGACAAAGAGTTCTTCGATTCATACAGGGGAAGCCCGGGGGAATTATCAGATAATCTTCGTTTTAATTATTCAAGATACCTTGAATTGCGCAGCAATATCAGTTCAAAACTGGACTTGATTCCCATCCTCAATGAGTTTATCAAGTCTGTTTATTTTTATGATGAATCCACTGCAATTCTGTTCAAATCAGGAGCTATCCCTGAGAGGATTTATGAGAAATCCAAAGTAGAGTGGTTCCGTGCCAGGCTGTATCCGATTAAAAACATAAATGAATCAAAAATTCTTCTAACCGATCCTTATGATAAAGATGAAGAGATTGTAATTGTCTATCGAAACATTCTTAAAAATCTTACCTTCTTTGTAAGTATCGATACGAAACTTCTTTTTAAAACAATTCACAGAGAAAGCAGTCTATACGCAGATTCACTGCGTTTTGTTCTGAGCCGGGAACATGTTCCTATACTCTATGAATCAAAGACTGAACTTGAAGTATATTCATTTATAAAAGTCATCAGAGAAGTCCTGGATTTCAGCAATGATTCCTCGGTCTTTAAGTTAAACGGAAACCGATACTTTGGGAATAAAACAAAGATTCCTATAGTCGGATGGAGTCTGTACAGTTTTGTTGATGCACATACTTATGCGACTGATTTCATGATGCTGAGAATTATGATTGTCAGTATAGCGACCACATTGCTGATACTTATATTCTTATCAGCATATATCTACCTGAAA
The DNA window shown above is from Oceanispirochaeta sp. M1 and carries:
- a CDS encoding GntR family transcriptional regulator — encoded protein: MAVKEAEINKLDFTLDPKSGVPYYKQIILQVELAIADGRLEKGEQLPTVRGLAVELRINPNTVGKAYNEMEIRGIVTTQQGTGTFISGLKIKLDDLEREKILEQIVRPVIIKAGSYGFKIQDIMQALQNMTERDKIPSVGEERK